One window of Balearica regulorum gibbericeps isolate bBalReg1 chromosome 10, bBalReg1.pri, whole genome shotgun sequence genomic DNA carries:
- the NINJ1 gene encoding ninjurin-1 has protein sequence MDSGGETHELNGQAEGADQAVVERRRVWQWHQRNRPMNINHYANKKSAAESMLDIALLMANASQLKAVVEQGPSFSFYIPLIVLISLSLALQVMVGVLLIFLVKYDLNNPAKHGKLDFLNNLATGLVFIIVVVNIFITAFGVQKPVAESASRH, from the exons ATGGACTCCGGCGGCGAGACCCACGAGCTCAACGGGCAGGCGGAGGGCGCGGATCAGGCGGTCGTCGAGCGG cggcgggTCTGGCA GTGG CATCAAAGAAATAGACCTATGAATATCAACCACTACGCAAATAAGAAGAGCGCGGCGGAGAGCATGTTGGACATTGCCCTGCTGATGGCCAATGCGTCCCAGCTGAAAGCCGTGGTGGAGCAAGgaccttctttttccttctacatcCCACTTATCGTTCTTATCAGCCTGTCACTCGCACTGCAAGTTATGGTGGGAGTACTCCTGATATTCCTTG tAAAATATGACCTTAACAACCCTGCAAAGCATGGAAAGCTGGATTTCCTCAACAACCTTGCAACTGGACTAGTATTCATTATAGTAgttgtgaatatttttatcaCTGCCTTTGGAGTGCAGAAGCCAGTTGCTGAATCAGCATCACGACACTAA